TTGACATTATTTTCACGTTCATAGCGGTTGTGAATAGCCGCTCCCCTTTTAGggtaaaatacgtataagcggatacacaaatgcactatacgtgaaatcaaatcttatctgtcctttctttttattccgatttactctttatgagtaccaaaaaccaattcgctaaggagttctgcttagttgaggagatatgttgtggaattcaattttagattccccatgtctaataacatctttatcaacgtctgttttgctttgcaattcttagaaggcacagattaaagcagaaatctgaactttgtttcgaaaattagtttaggCGTTAACTTATAGTATAAAACATATTATCACTGGCAATGGCACTAATCAACTAATAAATTAatgtctaataaaaaaaaacatgaattaGATAATAAATAAGTCTATAAGACTCTATTGTATTTGTAGCAAGATTTCTACATAGAAGCTATTTAGAAATCTTGTATGGTACACAAATAATGAATGCTGGAAAGGTACACAAATGATGATGAATTGAGTTTCCACTCCTACTTACAGTCTCCTTAACTGCGAAACAAACTTTATGCACTGTCAGTTGCATACATTTGGCGCAATGCAGTAGTATTTCTTTGAAGTTGGAAGTCAAAAGTGGAACAATGAACATTCAGAACTTGAAATAACATTTTTgaagtattatttataatttcagaataacaaaaattaaaatatttttaacatattttgttaTTACTTTCCAACAACGTTGCAGCATTAAGACCACCAGTTTGTGAATATAGTATTAAGGAAGATTTGTCCGTGATCCAAACGACTGATGTCTAATGACGGTTGTCTATCAACAATGCGTAAATGCTTTTATATATAAACAGCATCCTAaactgaattaaaaaaaattatataaacgaTGAGTGAAAATTATTTGGCATGGTAAAAGGATATGATAAAAAGATGGATGGTAaaaaaacagttatcaaaaatagtgtttaatataatcaaaaattaacaacaaaataacaatatttatatataaaataagtattGGATACTTAAAATGTACAATAAGGCACAAAAGGTATATTTAACAGTTGTTAAAATTATCTATCTATTTATCAATGAAGATTTTAGAACACCATGATAAAGCATGGTGAAATCAAGTAAAGTAAATTGAATAAGAGGTATGCACTGTAACAATATCAAAAACGTTAGTAAGATTCCCCATCTGCAGGAAACACTACTCCCAATTCTGCTCTCAATTTGTCCATCAGCTGTGCTAATTCCAAGGTGTTGTCATGGGTAATTTTGGGactttctattttgtttttcatTATACATTGCCTTGCCTCTTCCGCTTCATACGCCAAACCAGCACTGTTGAGATAATTGAACTCTCCTTCATTTTTAATCAAAGGAAATTCCAAGACTACACCGTTCACATCTAGGGTTGTGGGACACCAAAACGTAGGCATCTTAATGCATCCTTTGGTACCGTACACCACACCTGCATAAAAAATAAGGTATTTAAAAATTACACAAGAAAATTATGTTAACAACATTGAGAGAATagtgtagtttttaattttttatgaatttaaCACATTATGAAATTACTATTGAGTACAAAAAGGTTCAAAGATATCAGGAGTTTGTTTCATttacaatttctattttatagttTTCTTCTTTAAATTCCTTCTATCtatatgttaaattgtaatacaTTGCAGTGTATTTACTACCTGCTACTCTGAATAGCTATAATGAGCCGCAGTTAATCTATCCTCTAAGATTCCacaacaaaatatgcaaaacttcCTATACTTATTGTCCTTGATTAACTAATCAACCTTATATTGAGTACATATTGCAAATAATAAAGGGCTTATAATTCTTAATGGCAAATCAAATCAAAACCTAGTTCCTAACTACTAGAAATCCACTCCTTTTAATATAGGTTCAAGGTTTTCCTCAATAGCTTATTATATTTGGACAATACCTACTGATGATAATGTAATTAACTTATTCTACAAGAAAAACTTACCTTCACAGGCAAGTTTCGTAAATGAAGATGCAGAAAGTACAGCTGTTTTCCCTTCAGGAAAAGTCAAAATAGCTGCAACAGAACTATCAATACCCTCTTCGTTTAGATGTCCACTAGCTACAATTTTGGTTGGCTTCAAACCATTGAATACATACTGTTGAAACTGTAGAATGTACACACCAAGATCTAGAATAACTCCTCCACCTAGATCTTTGTTTTTGACACGGTCAACATGACTAATAGGTACCCCAAATTCTACAGTTACTTGTACTACCTAAAATGTCAGAGTTATATAGGTATTGACTGTAGTTATTGTAATAGAAAcaataaatattgaatttaatataACCATAATGTCATTGATTAGCTTCCTGTAGGTTTATTTTATACCCAAAGTAGTAAAGAAatttatatttgttaaatttaatacatattttgatataaaaatttacattaaagtaaaatattaagttctaggaaaaaatatttttagtctTTCTCCCTGATTATCAGCTTTTCAATTTACTTGTACAataattgatatatatatatatatatatatatatatatatatatatatatatatatatatactagtagTGTTACTGCAATCCATAGGGTGTAACATGATTGAACATTCAATCAGGGCTATCTGCAATTATCAAAAAGAAGATAAATATCTCTTGGTGATGTTGTTAATCTTGTGAATAATCTTTCCATGGTTTAggtttttctttcaattttttgtGATGACTCTCATGATATATTATGTAGGTTATATTaatatgttttgtttatgttCTTGGCCTCCATTTGGTTAACTTGTCTGTTCACCTTACATAGTTTATCCTTGCCACATGTCCAGCTCATCTCCATTTCATTCTGCAAGCTCTCTCCACAGCATCGTTAAGTCTGGATCTGTTTCATAGGTTTTCATTTCTGATCTTGTCTTTCCTTGTTACTACTATCATTGAATGCTCCATCTTTCTTTGTGttattcttagttttttttaGAGACAGTGTTTCTACACCATAGGTCGTTTATGGAAGAATACACTGATTGAAGACTTTCGACTTCACATTAATTGGTATGTTGCCCAATTTAAAGACCTTTTAAATGTTTTATCATCCTTCGTGAAAATTTATAAACTATAAGCATAAATTAAAAAGTTCTTGTATTTTGCGGATCAGTGTCTTGCCCCCATTCTTGATGGAttctatatattaatatattaaaaggTTGTTATCTTAACTAAAATTTTACTATAGACAGTTTATTGTAATCTTTTAtttacatgaaaaaaaaaatagaaactcTTTTAAAAACATACCTCTCCAATCTCTCCAGATTTAATAACTTCTATCATTTTATCATATGCTGGAAAACATCTAGACCATACTGCTTCCATTAAAAACAAGTTCTTTTCTTTAGAGATATCTAGCAACTTTTTGGTTTGCTTTTCATTCATGGTAAATGGTTTTTCACAGAGTACATGCTTCCCATTTTCCAACattaactaaaattaaatgaaaaataataatataccaCTGACAATAGATATACTAACTTATAACAACATATCTGTGGATGATCAATATATTTTCAAACTCACGACTAACAACACAATTTTCAAACTATGTAAATGTCCCTATTCTTTGGATGGTTTAATGGTAGGAGTAAAAGGAgcatattcttttaatttgtctTGTATTTATTGTGTTGAGGATAGCTGGGGCTGTGACCTACAGGACATTGAATTAACTATTCTATGTGGTAGTGGTATGTTGTAATATTAGCACCTAATTGTTCTTAGTTTTATCCAAATAAGATATTGAATTTGTCCATATATACTCTAAAAAAATCTAACTCATTTTTGACTATTTCTCCTGGaatcattaaaaaattttgaatttgcATGGatggaaacaatatattttttatataagacATTATATCATTGACGAATTCGGTAAATTTGAAAGTATAAGTAATATTGAAATCATTTTTATAGTTGTAAGAATGGAACAACATATTAGCTCAGTTGTTAATAAGATTGAAATAATATAGTTGATGAATAAAAAGACACTTTTAGTTTgcgtttattaatttttgtagaccataaaataaAGATGCTATAAcatatattaaaacattattttgaGAAACTTGTAAAATGCCCAGATCTACTATGGATGGACACACCTTGATGATAGTGTAAGAATCAGATCATCACCTATAACACATaacttataataaacaaattattcaCTTTCATCTATACATAGAGCTGcctgaaattttttttaactcCCAATGTAATTACAATCTGTAATATAATTTCGATAAGTAAATTGTCTGTACGATATTTAACAAATGGTTGGTAAAAAATTGATCATTGACTTGCCTGTATATTCTTGGCACTGGAATCGAGTCACAGAAGTCTTAGGGTTTGGTTGGGTTTCTGCTAACTTCAAATGATAATATTAAGATACATATATATTTCTCTACTAAGAAACATATAGGAACAGAAATATCTGAACTTCATAAACCTATAGAAAGTTATACAGATACATGGATGAAAACAAAcagcaaataacaaaaaaattaacattgtcaGTCCACAGTCTGAGAACTCTAGTAAAACAGGCAGTGGTTGGTATGCACCAAATTAAATTCTTATTCAGTAGAACATTATCAAGTAAGATCCTGCAACACACATCATATTATTCATACTACATAAAATGTGAAGAATAACTTAAATAGATGCAATATTACACAACCCATTTAAATACTTACTTTTACTACTTCATAATGTTGTGGATTTAACACCCCTACATAAACTATGTTCACATTTTCATCTTTGGCCAAtttatcataaccttcataaGCATTAGGAATACCATGAGTTTTAGCGAATTTGTCTGAATTACTTTGTGACCTACTCGCAATTGCTACAACCTTATGGTCAGATAATGGTAAGGCCTTTAAGGCTGAGACAAAATCATTAGATATTTTACCAGCTGCAGCAATTCCCCATTTTAATAACATTATTAAATACTATGATTTTAAACCTTTAATCACGAAAATATTAATGGAACTGCGATAGAAACCAATTCAATAActgatataataaattattaatattttaatctaTTCACCTACAACTTGTAAACAAAACACTTAATATTTGCATTCACTTTGAATCTAATTGAAAATTGAAGGTTCGCGATCGCGTTCGCGGCATACCCGCTACCGGTTATTTTCACTTATATAATGACGTTTGACAACTTGTATTTCAAAGATGGACGTTTTTTACATTCGGTCccagtgaagatagcctcaaatCAAGCCTCAAATAGGTTGTGACAGAATGAAATATTGGTGTTTGGCAGTGTTGAAATTTACATTTCAAATGAAACATATGTAGTCAAAagcaataagatatttaaaaacgAATACTTAACAattactaaaaaaagaaaaagtaaatagttttaaaacagtgttgaaaagtaaatagtaaaatgtcagtatcaataATTAAGTAAAAGACATCTGTTTCAATgtggcaactggtggtttgagggTTGTGAtctattgccaaatctatccgctaACCTATCAAAGGACAATTgacaaaaaaatttctaataattgtAATTAATATCAAACGAAACAAACATTAATTCATTAGTTTTATATAAGGTATAAAATTGCAGAAtccacaaaataatataataaaaatgtacattttaaaagctttatctttttgtatttcaaaattttacctactctaaatcttgaaattccatattgttctccgagacgagatgttgattgggtaggattttgctcaatacttgtaCAAATCAAaatgtcccttagttccaaatctggatttaccccCCTTCGTGTTCGAACTCCTCTTGGAgggaacacggatccataagtaaaaaaattacgtataatagactgaattgttgatcgtgctagagccggcctatttggaaacatatttacaaattgttgtctaatcatgttgtctgataatccattcacatgccagacaacaatttgcactttttcctcgaccgttaaaaccattttcaggAATTGTTTGGGCAAT
The genomic region above belongs to Diabrotica undecimpunctata isolate CICGRU chromosome 8, icDiaUnde3, whole genome shotgun sequence and contains:
- the LOC140447252 gene encoding trans-1,2-dihydrobenzene-1,2-diol dehydrogenase-like isoform X1, with amino-acid sequence MVLTVEEKVQIVVWHVNGLSDNMIRQQFVNMFPNRPALARSTIQSIIRNFFTYGSVFPPRGVRTRRGVNPDLELRDILICTSIEQNPTQSTSRLGEQYGISRFRLMLENGKHVLCEKPFTMNEKQTKKLLDISKEKNLFLMEAVWSRCFPAYDKMIEVIKSGEIGEVVQVTVEFGVPISHVDRVKNKDLGGGVILDLGVYILQFQQYVFNGLKPTKIVASGHLNEEGIDSSVAAILTFPEGKTAVLSASSFTKLACEGVVYGTKGCIKMPTFWCPTTLDVNGVVLEFPLIKNEGEFNYLNSAGLAYEAEEARQCIMKNKIESPKITHDNTLELAQLMDKLRAELGVVFPADGESY
- the LOC140447252 gene encoding trans-1,2-dihydrobenzene-1,2-diol dehydrogenase-like isoform X2 → MLLKWGIAAAGKISNDFVSALKALPLSDHKVVAIASRSQSNSDKFAKTHGIPNAYEGYDKLAKDENVNIVYVGVLNPQHYEVVKLMLENGKHVLCEKPFTMNEKQTKKLLDISKEKNLFLMEAVWSRCFPAYDKMIEVIKSGEIGEVVQVTVEFGVPISHVDRVKNKDLGGGVILDLGVYILQFQQYVFNGLKPTKIVASGHLNEEGIDSSVAAILTFPEGKTAVLSASSFTKLACEGVVYGTKGCIKMPTFWCPTTLDVNGVVLEFPLIKNEGEFNYLNSAGLAYEAEEARQCIMKNKIESPKITHDNTLELAQLMDKLRAELGVVFPADGESY